A single region of the Drosophila miranda strain MSH22 chromosome 2, D.miranda_PacBio2.1, whole genome shotgun sequence genome encodes:
- the LOC108157652 gene encoding calexcitin-2, which produces MSISDFRKKKLLFLFNVFFDVNQSGEIDVKDFEMAIERVCKLRGWSKDTPKNKETYDLMMEIWTGLRSKADKDNDGQVSVDEWCNMWDAYAKDPSSVMDWQNAYMNFMFDLEDASHDGGIDVTEFTLVCSSYGLEKNECEEAFSKMAQGQTDVTREQFAALWKEYFAAEDVNAPGNFIFGKTSF; this is translated from the exons ATGTCGATCTCCGATTTCCGCAAGAAGAAGCTTCTGTTCCTGTTCAACGTGTTCTTTG ATGTGAACCAAAGCGGGGAAATCGACGTTAAGGACTTCGAGATGGCCATCGAG CGCGTGTGCAAGCTGCGCGGCTGGTCTAAGGACACCCCAAAGAACAAGGAGACGTACGATTTGATGATGGAAATTTGGACTGGTCTCCGATCGAAGGCGGACAAGGATAACGATGGACAG GTCAGCGTCGACGAGTGGTGCAACATGTGGGACGCCTACGCCAAGGATCCGAGCAGCGTGATGGACTGGCAGAATGCCTACATGAACTTCATGTTCGATCTGGAGGATGCCTCCCATGATGGGGGCATCGATGTCACCGAATTCACGCTGGTCTGCTCCAGCTACGGCCTGGAGAAGAACGAGTGCGAGGAGGCCTTCAGTAAGATGGCCCAGGGCCAGACCGACGTCACTCGCGAGCAGTTCGCCGCCTTGTGGAAGGAGTACTTTGCCGCCGAGGACGTGAATGCGCCAGGCAACTTCATCTTTGGCAAGACCAGCTTTTAA